The Primulina huaijiensis isolate GDHJ02 chromosome 10, ASM1229523v2, whole genome shotgun sequence region GACGTAGTCTTTTCATGCCAGACTTAATAAAATTCGGGTCATCGTACTCTAAAATTTGTTCCAAAAAATTTTAATCTCCTTTTGAGATTGGACATGATGTTTCTTGTTCTTGGCATCTTAACTTGGAGCATCCACTCTAAAATTTCATTTGCAGGTGTAGTTTTGGTATACAACACAATCATTGAGCATTCTCATggctgattcagaagaaaataaTGCTCTATttccaatttttattttgtcaatgATCGCTATACCTTTGGTGCCTTATACGGTAATGAAGTTATTCCGTGCTGCCTCAAAGAGAACGAAGAGCATCCACTGTGATTGTTCTGACTGTGCTCGATCAGGGAaatatcacaaatcaatatTTAAACGGGTCTGTGGTTTGTTACTCAACCTGTATCTCTATTTTAACTATTGTTGTATTTACTATTTAATAGTATTTTTCCATCAGATTCACCTTTTTCTTTCCCCAGATTGCAAATGCATCAACATGCAGTAACTTCACTCTCTTGCTGCTATGGATCGTTGTGGGAATTCTCGTTTATTACATAAAGAACATTAGTCGTGAGGTATCCCATTACATAAAGTGATTTACATAGTTGTTGAGTTGCGATTATTGTACCATTATTCCGGGAAGTACCCATCACttgattttacattttttacaaAGCCAAGCTAATGTATTCATTTTTCATGAATTGCAAGCTAGAGCAATTGTTGGATTGTACCAATTGCCACTATTGCCCTGTCTGGTCGCCTATTTGCAATAACCGAATGTAGTATTCGGATCATTATACAATCGGAAGTTTTATAGTGCACAATCATTAACTGCTATAATTTATGGCTTAACTGCGAACGCTTAGTCCTATCAATAATATTTAAACTGCTCTTATTTTTCTATTATCAAGAACTTGTTTTTCCTATGTGTTTTGAGTTTATGTTCACATGAGGTTAATGGTCTTCTCTTGGTAACAATGCCACCATGTGGCAACTTAGGTTCAAGTCTTTGAGCCATTCAGTATTCTTGGACTAGAGCCCGGAGCTAAAGAATCTGAGATTAAGAAAGCATATAGGAAACTTTCCATTCAGTACCACCCTGATAAGAACCCTGATCCAggttatttaaaatttgaaatttagcGTGCTATCTAGAGCTTAATTGATGACAAAATGAGACCTTCTTTGACATGTTAATACcaacaattttcaattttgCAGCTGCTCACAAGTATTTTGTTGAGTCCATTTCCAAAGCTTACCAGGCTCTGACAGATCCAATTTCCCGCGAGAATTTCGAAAAATATGGCCATCCTGATGGTAGGCAGGTATTGTAGCGAGAAAGAAAAGCTTATCTCACTTATATTAATAAAACTGAATGAAACAAACCTGACACTGTATTATTTATGGGGCAGGGATTTCAAATGGGAATCGCTCTTCCTCAGTTTCTTCTTAATATTGACAGTGCATCAAGTGGTGTACTATTGATAGGGATAGTTGGAGTCTGTATATTGTTGCCACTTGTGATGGCTGTTATATATCTTTCGAGATCTTCAAAATATACCGGAAATTATGTTAAGAATGACACGCTGGGTGCCTATTTTCACTTGATGAAGCCTTCATTGGCCCCTAGGTATACATTTTCTCTGTTGCATTAATTTCTCGAACTACGATTcataaaaaaatgtgaaaatttgGAAGGGTAGtttttatatatcataattaacatatCCCTATTCATAGGTAAAGAATTTATGGCTATTGTGTTTAATTATACTTGATTTGACTCATAAATACATATCTATAAATAAAATCTCAGTCGTGGGATATGATGATTGTAATTTTCAGCAAAATCATGGAAGTCTTCATTAAAGCTGCTGAATTTTTTGAGATCCCGGTGCGAAGAACCGACGACGAACCTCTTCACAAACTCTTTATGACTGTAAGAAGCGAGTTGAACTTAGACCTCAAAAATATAAAGAAGGAACAAGCAAAGTTCTTGAAGCAGCATCCGTCACTTGTTAAGGTGAACGAGAACCTAAAGCGAATGTCCTAACGGGAGAATTTAGTTTCGGCTTATAATTCGACCAAAGAAATATGTCTTTGAACTATGGGATTTACCTTTTCCTTCACTATTCTTCAGACAGAACTGTTGATTCAAGCACACTTGACTCGTGAAACGACATTATTATCCCCAGATTTGGAACGTGATTGCAAAAAGGTTCTGGAATTCGCACCTCGTCTTCTTGAGGAGCTGATCAAGGTCAccactttaaaaatatttttattataatatttggtTATCCCTGCAGGTTTAACGTTTTTGTACCGTTTACTCGGAAATGTATTTTCCAGCACCTTGTCCCCAAATTACTCCCCCCCTATTAAAACTTTGATGAAAgtgaaaatttgataatatccaAAATTAACAAAAGAAGACATCTTTAATTGCATTATAATGGGTTCCTGACAATTTTCCATCCTTGCTGTTTGCTTAAAACGTTAAAAATTAACAGATTTGCAATTAATACTTCAATATTGATAGGGCATTTGGACAAATTAACCatttaaaaaatgtatttttaagatAAATGCTAGTTGGTAGGACttctaatttgaaaagaaatgcCTAAAACAGCTGAAATTAAGAAGCTTATATATGTTGCTTTTAGGGCCTGTACTTAACTTCTTTGATAAAaacctatgtttttttttactattatattcaaattcgaaactatttaagtttttttttgggTCAGAAAAAGTATTTAAAGAAGGTCCGCTTAGAAAGTACTGATCTAAGTTTGGTGTTTTGGTATCCTAACTCTCCTTGAAACTTCTATGAAAGCGCGGGTCCTCTATTGCACTATTGTTATCATTTACGAAATCATTAGCCTAACTACTGGGAAATTGAGCTTTGTTGTTATTTTCCTTTGGGATATTGAacatttagttttttattttgttgtgtTATTCAATTTGGTCTTATTTTCCAAAAGACTGAGAACATTAGAAAGGATAGACCATAAGATTAAAGCAGCGTTGATAAAATGAGGATGACATCAGGAGTCTTATGCGATAAAAGGATGTCTGCGAGATTGAAAAGAAAACGTTATAAGACTATTGTTCAACCAACTATGCTTTATGGCTTAGCGTATTGAGCCACTCCAGGACTACATATGCATAAGATGGCGGTAGCAAAGATGCATATGTTAAGATGGATATGTGACAAAACGCGCAAGGATaaaattaggattgaaattatTATGAGCTATTTAGGTGTAGCCACTATAGAAGATAAGATTAGGAAGAGACGTCTACCGTGGTTTGGTCATGTGAAGAGGAGACCAAACACGGGTCCGGTCCGACATATCTTAGATTGATAGGTTAACGAAATGAGCAAAAGGAAGGGTAGTCTATTAAAATATTGGATAAATGTGGTTAAGGATGATACCTTAGATCTTGGTTTAAGAAATGACGTGTGAAAATTTCTTAGTTTGGAGAACTAATATCCATGTATCTGACCCACAACTAGCGAGCATGTgctatgatgatgatgattcaATTCGGTCATATTTCTTCATCATGTGTATGAACAGCCtcttgattattgtgataattttgGTCATGCAGATGGCGATCATCCCACGAACTTCCAAAGGGCAAGGCTGGCTTAGGCCTACCATTGGAGTTGTTGAACTTTCCCAGTGTATCGTTCAGGTAATGGCTGAAATACTATTTCCAAGAATATGAAATTTTGCCGTTTAAACGAGTCCATTCAATTCGACTAACATTCTACCTCAAATAATATCAACTAGTTGATGGGTCTATGATGTAGGCTATTCCTCTTAGTGCAAGAAAGGCCGCAGGAGGGTCAGCTGATGGAATTGCACCTTTTTTACAACTTCCACATTTTAATGAGGATATAATCAAGAAAATCACCCGAAAGGTAAATATGTCTCCCTCTCCCCTTTTCTTCCCCACAGAAgaattccatattttatattctTAAATTATGGCTATTATAGACGGCACAGACATAATATCTTCGATAAATACTCCCGGTCATTTCGTAgcaattgtaattttttaaatcttttacctaCTACATTTTTGTAAATCTTGTTCTTTCCCTTCCACTTGTTGGCAGAAGGTGCGCAATTTTCAAGATTTCCAGGAAATGAATGTTCAAGAACGAGCTGAACTTCTGACTCAAGTGGCCGAAATGTCGCTTCCCGAAGTGCAAGATGTTGAAAAGGTAATGGAACTGATTCCTTCAGTTACAGTAGACGTTACCTGCTGCACTGAAGGAGAGGAAGGCGTACAAGAGGGTGACATAGTTACTGTTCAAGCTTGGATCACCCTGAAACGTTCGAATGGCTTGATCGGTGCTCTTCCCCACAGCCCCCGTTATCCATTccacaaagaagaaaatttcTGGTTTTTACTCGCTGATCCCAGTACAAATACCGTGTGGTTCTCCCAGAAGGTCAGTTTTATGGATGAAGTTGCTGCTGTTAGCAGTGCTTCAACGGCAATCGAAGAAAGAATGGAGGTTCTCGCGGCGAATCCAAGGGAAACAAGTGCTGCTATAAAGGAAGCGGTTCAGCGAGTTAAGAGTGGGTCTCGGCTTGCAATGGGTAAGTTTCTTGCCATGGCTGAAGGGAACTATAACTTGATGTGCTATTTGTTGTGCGATTCTTGGATTGGATGCGACAAAAAAGTGCCCTTGAAGCTGAAAGTTCTGAGACGGACACGAGCTGGGACGAGGGGTGGGCTGATCGATGGAGGGGCGGTTCCAGAGGAAAGGATTGAAGAGGAAGAGGAGTccgaagaagaggaagaggagGATATCGATAGCGAGTATAGCGAAGACGAAGATGAGAAACAGAAATCAAAAGGTAAAGGTTATTCGAAAGGAAAAGTAAATGGAAAAGGCAAAGAGTCTGGTTCGGAGACTTCAGGTTCAGATGAGGAGTGAAATGCTATAGTTTCATGCTAGATCTTTATTTTGAAATCCACAAAAGATTACCCTTTAAACATAGGTCTTGATGATTGAATATTTTCACAAAGTTTTGCTTAATTGTACCTGAGAAGAGATCATATTTTCTGATTTGCCTTAATTTTcggtataaaatataaaacaaaacaccccttgaatttcttttcttttcttttctttattcatCAACATGGTGGTCTGAATAACTC contains the following coding sequences:
- the LOC140986176 gene encoding dnaJ protein ERDJ2A-like; the encoded protein is MADSEENNALFPIFILSMIAIPLVPYTVMKLFRAASKRTKSIHCDCSDCARSGKYHKSIFKRIANASTCSNFTLLLLWIVVGILVYYIKNISREVQVFEPFSILGLEPGAKESEIKKAYRKLSIQYHPDKNPDPAAHKYFVESISKAYQALTDPISRENFEKYGHPDGRQGFQMGIALPQFLLNIDSASSGVLLIGIVGVCILLPLVMAVIYLSRSSKYTGNYVKNDTLGAYFHLMKPSLAPSKIMEVFIKAAEFFEIPVRRTDDEPLHKLFMTVRSELNLDLKNIKKEQAKFLKQHPSLVKTELLIQAHLTRETTLLSPDLERDCKKVLEFAPRLLEELIKMAIIPRTSKGQGWLRPTIGVVELSQCIVQAIPLSARKAAGGSADGIAPFLQLPHFNEDIIKKITRKKVRNFQDFQEMNVQERAELLTQVAEMSLPEVQDVEKVMELIPSVTVDVTCCTEGEEGVQEGDIVTVQAWITLKRSNGLIGALPHSPRYPFHKEENFWFLLADPSTNTVWFSQKVSFMDEVAAVSSASTAIEERMEVLAANPRETSAAIKEAVQRVKSGSRLAMGKFLAMAEGNYNLMCYLLCDSWIGCDKKVPLKLKVLRRTRAGTRGGLIDGGAVPEERIEEEEESEEEEEEDIDSEYSEDEDEKQKSKGKGYSKGKVNGKGKESGSETSGSDEE